In Anticarsia gemmatalis isolate Benzon Research Colony breed Stoneville strain chromosome 5, ilAntGemm2 primary, whole genome shotgun sequence, the following are encoded in one genomic region:
- the LOC142973398 gene encoding peroxidase-like, with product MLRGILLFCLSAWLCHGEESGKKVFDAFTATEATKAQIEYYESINQLKNCAVSVDLPCDPNDWRRSDGSCNNLKYPSRGTYFNPMYRMLPAQFHDGYHSRKSVSGKELTRPRQVRLYLLQTGKSMHPSFTMNVPSLGIFMFGDIGSVHDTENMLVAHNNCCQKEHMNDYSCTPNILAEDDPWHRFDGLTCMNLTRPLFYQDFGCTADPVPSPVAQATPVYDMSQLYNTFNQGDLPLRTFEKGQLIFEEENGLIFPPNGPVMPCLLNQKDETRCMKYHKNVLVPVNMYMIWYFRLHNYVAGKLAAVNQCWDDDTIFRTTREIVISWSQQVLMHEWLGVLIGRENLLKSGLVGETHKCREIYDDKCYPKVSAEFTFALRWFHLLQETKGKMYDGKGNLVGDYPLVNATLRTGLLAKDKYLERFTQGIFRQSCSNADSIDFDMAERGLGPAQRALDIVTSDLHKNRLLGLPPYVDYIFKCSGIKIETFEDFVKNDIIPAKKVDLLKEMYEHPKDVDLIAGLWLENAMKGGNIPQTLACIITDHFSQAQKCDRHYYDRCNKPHAFTDDQLFEIRKMDLAHLICAVGDGVTEIQPNAFLKISPENPLTACSDLLKIDYNVFADPKCNSESP from the exons ATGTTGCGGggtatacttttattttgcttaAGCGCTTGGCTATGCCATGGTGAGGAGAGTGGTAAGAAGGTCTTTGACGCCTTTACTGCCACTGAGGCGACGAAAGCACAGATCGAGTACTATGAATCTATCAACCAGTTGAA GAACTGTGCAGTCTCTGTTGACCTACCATGTGATCCAAATGACTGGAGACGTTCAGATGGATCCTGTAATAACCTCAAATATCCTTCAAGAGGAACCTACTTCAATCCTATGTACAGAATGCTTCCAGCACAATTCCATGAtg GGTATCATTCAAGAAAATCAGTATCTGGCAAAGAGCTGACCAGGCCACGTCAAGTGCGTCTGTATTTGTTACAGACTGGAAAGTCTATGCACCCAAGCTTTACCATGAATGTACCATCCTTAGGAATATTCATGTTTGGAGATATAGGATCTGTTCACGACACAG AAAATATGCTGGTCGCTCACAATAACTGCTGTCAAAAGGAGCATATGAACGATTACTCGTGTACTCCGAACATCCTCGCTGAAGATGACCCGTGGCACAGGTTCGATGGTCTCACATGCATGAATCTGACCCGGCCATTGTTTTACCAGGACTTTGGATGTACAGCTGACCCTGTGCCATCCCCG GTTGCCCAAGCAACGCCTGTTTACGATATGTCACAGCTCTATAACACGTTTAACCAAGGCGATCTACCTTTAAGAACTTTTGAAAAGGGACAACTTATATTTGAGGAAGAAAATGGTCTTATTTTCCCTCCAAACGGGCCTGTTATGCCATGCTTATTGAATCAAAAAGACGAGACTAGGTGCATGAAATAtc aTAAGAACGTGCTAGTTcctgtaaatatgtatatgattTGGTACTTCCGTCTTCATAACTACGTTGCTGGTAAACTGGCTGCAGTAAACCAATGCTGGGATGATGACACTATATTCAGAACTACCCGGGAAATTGTCATCTCTTGGTCGCAACAAGTCTTGATGCATGAATGGCTGGGAGTTTTAATAG GACgtgaaaatctgttaaaatcTGGTCTGGTGGGTGAAACACACAAGTGCAGAGAAATTTATGACGACAAATGTTATCCGAAGGTGTCAGCAGAATTTACCTTTGCCCTACGTTGGTTCCATCTCTTACAAGAAACTAAAGGAAA AATGTACGACGGCAAGGGTAACCTTGTCGGTGATTACCCGCTGGTCAATGCAACACTCAGAACAGGTCTATTAGCTAAGGACAAGTACTTGGAGCGCTTCACCCAAGGAATCTTCAGACAATCATGCTCTAATGCTGATTCTATTGATTTTGAT atggCAGAACGAGGTTTGGGACCGGCTCAAAGAGCACTGGACATTGTTACCAGTGATCTTCATAAAAACCGTCTTTTGGGTCTTCCTCCTTATGTCGACTACATTTTCAAATGCAGTGGCATCAAAATCGAAACTTTCGAAGACTTCGTCAAGAATGACATTATACCCGCAAAG AAAGTCGATTTGCTGAAAGAAATGTACGAACATCCTAAAGATGTGGATCTTATTGCTGGTTTGTGGCTTGAGAATGCGATGAAGGGAGGTAATATACCACAGACCCTCGCCTGTATCATCACTGATCACTTCAGTCAGGCTCAGAAATGTGACAGACATTACTACGACAGGTGTAACAAACCCCATGCATTTACTGATG ATCAACTGTTTGAAATTAGAAAGATGGACTTAGCACATCTCATTTGTGCTGTCGGTGATGGAGTAACGGAGATTCAACCCAATGCGTTCCTGAAAATCAGTCCTGA GAACCCACTGACAGCTTGCAGTGACCTTCTCAAAATCGACTACAACGTGTTTGCTGACCCAAAGTGCAATAGTGAATCtccttaa
- the LOC142973213 gene encoding peroxidase-like: MFRIVVLVACAWLCQGEEVVFDHYTATQASQAILDFYDSVKQRENCTVSVKLPCDANDWRRTDGSCNNLKYPSRGTHLNPQYRMLPPHFYNGYHARRSKSGKELKTVRQVRLQLLKTGKSVHPDFNLNIPGYGIFMYGDIGNVQDLENYLLYNTKCCEKEHYDDYACVPTILQDDDPWHRFDGIKCMNNTRPIYYQDFQCTKDPVPSPITKATSGFDLSQVYNNFNQGDLPMRSFVNGQLIVEEENDRIWPPNGNFDKCILNQGKETRCFKFHRNALVAINLFSIWFVRVHNWVASKLAEVNPCWDDDTLFNSAREICISWSQQMMLHEWMDALVGHDNLVKHGLISDNPGCRETYSDKCYPQVSVEYSLCLRWFHIIQETKGKLYDAKGKHVKDFPINNGTFRTGLLAIDDIIDQFTQGCFRQPTSDYDSLVDFDMAEQGLGGTQRALDTVASDLHKSRLFGTAPYIDYVKKCTGFQINSFDDLVKYGIVSSEKVELLKEVYEYVEDIDLLAGLWVENVLKGGKIPQTLACILIDNLRNAQRCDRHWYERCNRPHAFNKAQMKEIRKLNLAMLLCTVGDSVTEVQPKAFLNISPKNPLTPCSELPKIDFNAFADPKCNCD; the protein is encoded by the exons atgtttcgaatCGTGGTGTTAGTTGCTTGTGCCTGGCTCTGCCAGGGCGAGGAAGTGGTCTTTGACCATTATACCGCCACTCAAGCATCACAAGCAATTTTAGACTTCTATGATTCGGTCAAACAAAGaga GAACTGCACCGTATCTGTTAAGCTGCCATGTGACGCAAATGACTGGAGACGTACTGATGGGTCTTGCAACAACCTCAAATACCCCTCAAGAGGCACCCACCTGAACCCACAGTACCGAATGCTGCCACCACATTTCTATAACG GTTATCATGCAAGAAGATCAAAATCTGGCAAGGAATTGAAGACAGTACGTCAAGTGCGTTTACAACTGTTGAAGACTGGAAAGTCAGTACATCCTGATTTTAACCTGAACATACCTGGATATGGAATATTTATGTACGGCGATATTGGAAACGTTCAGGATTTAG AAAATTACCTTCTCTACAACACCAAGTGCTGTGAAAAGGAGCATTACGATGATTACGCGTGCGTACCAACTATTCTGCAAGATGATGATCCATGGCACAGGTTTGATGGCATCAAATGCATGAATAATACCCGACCTATCTATTACCAAGACTTCCAGTGTACCAAGGACCCTGTACCTTCACCG ATTACTAAAGCAACTTCTGGTTTCGACTTATCTCAAGTCTACAACAATTTCAATCAGGGAGATTTGCCCATGAGGAGTTTTGTCAACGGACAACTTATAGTTGAAGAAGAAAATGACAGAATATGGCCACCAAATGGAAATTTCGACAAATGTATATTAAACCAAGGGAAAGAAACTAGATGTTTCAAATTTC accGTAACGCGTTGGTGGCTATAAATTTGTTCTCGATTTGGTTCGTCCGTGTCCACAACTGGGTTGCTAGCAAATTGGCTGAAGTAAACCCTTGTTGGGATGATGACACCTTGTTCAACTCAGCGAGGGAAATATGCATTTCTTGGTCTCAACAAATGATGTTGCATGAATGGATGGATGCCTTAGTGG GTCACGACAACTTGGTAAAACATGGTCTTATAAGCGATAATCCTGGATGCAGAGAAACATACTCAGACAAGTGCTACCCGCAAGTTTCTGTTGAATACAGTTTGTGTCTTCGCTGGTTCCACATCATTCAAGAAACGAAAGGAAA ATTGTACGATGCCAAAGGCAAGCACGTCAAGGACTTCCCAATCAACAATGGTACATTCAGAACTGGTTTATTGGCAATCGATGACATCATTGATCAATTTACTCAAGGCTGTTTCAGGCAACCGACTTCAGATTACGACTCTTTGGTTGATTTTGAT ATGGCAGAACAAGGTCTGGGTGGAACACAGCGAGCATTAGATACTGTAGCAAGTGATTTACACAAAAGTCGTTTGTTTGGCACGGCTCCCTACATCGACTATGTTAAGAAATGCACTGGCTTCCAAATTAACAGTTTTGATGATCTTGTCAAATATGGAATTGTCAGCTCAGAG AAAGTGGAACTACTAAAAGAAGTATACGAATATGTAGAAGACATAGATTTGTTGGCGGGTCTATGGGTCGAGAACGTGCTGAAGGGTGGTAAAATACCACAGACCCTTGCCTGCATCCTTATAGACAATTTGCGCAATGCTCAAAGATGCGACAGGCATTGGTATGAGAGGTGTAACAGACCTCATGCGTTTAATAAAG CACAAATGAAAGAAATAAGAAAGCTGAACTTAGCAATGTTGCTATGTACTGTGGGTGACAGCGTGACGGAGGTGCAGCCTAAAGCTTTCCTGAACATCAGTCCTAA aaatcCTCTGACACCCTGCAGTGAACTACCCAAAATTGATTTCAACGCGTTTGCTGACCCAAAATGCAACTGTGATTGA
- the LOC142973399 gene encoding peroxidase-like has translation MLRSVILFCLSTSLCYAEESSKKVAFDCYTATPATEEQISHYESINQLKNCVASIELPCDPNDWRRSDASCNNLKYPSRGTYFNPLYRMLPAQFHDGYHARKSVSGKDLRRPRQVRLNLLTTGKSVHPEFTMNVPAWGVFMNGDIGSVHDIENLLVHHPNCCQKEHINDYSCAPNIIDEDDPWHRFDGLTCMNMTRPLYYQDYGCTADAVPSPIAQATAVYDLSLIYNMYNQGDQPMRSFVKGQFTFEVENGRIWPPNGPTASCLLNQKDETRCMKWQKNVVLPANLFMIWFFRLHNYVAGKLADVNPCWDDDTIFKAAREICIAWSQQMLMHEWLGVLIGRDNLLDSGLVGRTHRCREIYDDKCYPKVSVEFTFAMRWFHIIQEAKGKMFDTNGNVVGQFPLVNATLRTGLLAKDNNLEYFTQGSFRQPSSDFDSGVDYDISEQGLGPLQRAMDLTTSDLHKNRLFGLAPYVDYIYKCRSIRIKSFDDFVKYKIIPAKKVALLKEMYEDPKDVDIIAGLWIENVIKGGNIPQTLACIIIDHFSQAQKCDRHYYDRCKRPHAFTNDQLYEISKLNLAQLLCAVGDGVTEVQPNAFLQISPKNPLTPCSKLPKIDYDVFADRACKKNKW, from the exons ATGTTGAGGAGTGTGATATTATTTTGCTTGAGCACTTCGCTCTGCTATGCAGAAGAAAGTTCGAAGAAAGTAGCGTTTGACTGCTATACTGCCACTCCAGCAACAGAAGAACAAATAAGCCACTATGAATCTATTAACCAGCTAAA GAACTGTGTCGCCTCAATTGAGCTGCCCTGTGATCCAAATGACTGGAGACGTTCCGATGCATCATGTAATAACCTCAAATATCCTTCAAGAGGCACCTACTTCAATCCGTTATACAGGATGCTTCCAGCACAGTTCCACGATG GTTATCATGCAAGGAAATCCGTTTCTGGTAAAGACCTGAGAAGGCCACGTCAAGTGCGTCTTAATTTGTTGACGACTGGGAAGTCTGTGCATCCAGAATTCACCATGAACGTACCAGCCTGGGGAGTGTTTATGAATGGAGACATTGGATCTGTTCATGACATCG aaaacctCCTTGTCCATCACCCGAACTGCTGTCAAAAGGAGCATATCAATGATTACTCGTGTGCACCGAACATCATCGATGAAGATGACCCGTGGCACAGGTTCGATGGACTGACGTGCATGAACATGACCAGACCTCTGTACTACCAGGATTATGGATGTACTGCTGATGCTGTACCTTCTCCG ATTGCTCAAGCAACGGCTGTCTACGACTTGTCTCTAATCTATAACATGTACAACCAAGGCGATCAACCTATGAGATCTTTTGTCAAGGGACAGTTTACATTTGAGGTAGAAAATGGCAGAATTTGGCCTCCAAATGGACCTACAGCTTCATGTTTATTGAACCAAAAGGACGAAACTAGATGCATGAAGTGGC AAAAGAACGTGGTACTACCAGCTAACTTGTTTATGATTTGGTTCTTCCGTCTTCATAACTACGTTGCTGGTAAACTGGCTGACGTAAATCCATGTTGGGATGATGACACTATATTTAAAGCGGCACGAGAAATTTGCATCGCTTGGTCGCAACAGATGTTGATGCACGAATGGTTGGGAGTGTTGATAG GACGTGATAACCTATTAGACTCTGGCCTGGTCGGTAGGACTCACAGATGCAGAGAAATATATGACGACAAATGTTATCCGAAAGTGTCAGTAGAATTCACGTTTGCTATGCGTTGGTTCCATATTATCCAAGAAGCTAAAGGAAA AATGTTCGACACCAACGGTAACGTAGTGGGACAGTTCCCATTGGTGAATGCGACACTTCGAACTGGTCTGCTCGCTAAAGACAACAACTTGGAGTACTTCACTCAGGGCAGTTTCAGACAACCATCTTCCGATTTTGACTCTGGCGTCGATTATGAT atATCCGAGCAAGGCTTGGGACCTTTGCAAAGAGCAATGGATCTTACCACCAGTGATCTTCACAAAAACCGTCTCTTTGGTCTCGCTCCTTACGTTGATTACATCTATAAATGCAGAAGCATCAGAATCAAGTCTTTCGATGACTTCGTcaagtataaaattatacctGCAAAG aaaGTTGCATTGCTGAAAGAAATGTATGAAGATCCTAAAGACGTGGATATTATTGCTGGTTTATGGATTGAGAATGTGATAAAGGGTGGTAATATACCTCAGACCCTCGCTTGCATTATCATTGATCACTTCAGTCAGGCTCAGAAATGTGATAGACATTACTACGACAGGTGCAAAAGACCACACGCATTTACTAATG aTCAACTATATGAAATAAGCAAGCTGAACTTAGCACAACTGCTATGTGCTGTAGGTGATGGCGTTACGGAGGTTCAACCAAATGCTTTCCTACAAATCAGTCCAAA gAATCCTTTGACACCTTGCAGCAAGCTTCCGAAAATCGACTATGACGTGTTTGCTGATCGGGCGTGCAAAAAAAATAAGTGGTGA